GCCACCCTGGCGGTATTGGCATTAAGCCTCATCATCGGTGCTGCGGTCATCTCAAGCCACGTGACCCTCGGCATCTTTTTGACCACCGGGGCGCTCATGCTGAGTCCGTTTGCGGGGGTGGTGATGCTGGCGTGTGGGGTCATCGGCAAGCGCGGGCTGGTCAACCGCTCCCTATATTCCCTGAGTGGAATGCTGATTCTGGCCTCGTTGGCCGTGCTCATCGTTTTGCCGATGGCGCAGGCGACGGCGGCGCTGGTGATTTTTATCGCCGGTACCGCGGTGGGGATTGTGGCCGTGCAGACCCAAGCTACTAGGCGCGCATAAACTGGACGCATTATGCCGAAGTTGCTGTTTGATCTGTACGGCGTGCTGCTGCGCCCCACCACGCCGGAAGCGCACGCTGAACTGGAGCGCTTCCTCGCGCCTGCGAACCCGGAGGCATTCTGGGAGGCCTATAACTATTTCCGGCCCGATTACGATGCCGGAATTTTTAGCGATAGCCACTACTGGAACGAGATAGCCGCCCGTGCGGGTATGGAGCCCATTGACTGCGCTGGGGCCGTGGCCTGCGAGAATCAGTACCTGCTCGAGGCGGACTCAGAGATGGTAGCGCTGGTCAAAGGGCTCATCGGGGAGGGCTTTAGCGTCGGGATTTTATCCAATATACCCACGACCCTGGCGGAACAGGTGCGCGCGCAGCACCCGTGGTTGGCAGAGTGTGCGGCGGTAACGTTGAGCTGCGATATCGGGGTGGCCAAGCCGCATCCTGAGGCCTACCGAGTGGCGGTGGACGCGCTCGCGGCGCAGCCCAAGGACACGCATTTTTTTGATGACCGCATTGACTACATCGAGGGCGCTACCTATTGCGGGTTACAAGCCCACCTGTTTACCGGAATCGACTCCGCGCGCGAGGTTCTACGCGGTCTGGAGTGAGCGGCCCAGCTCCAAGGGCTCGCGCAATAGCTGATCGGTGGCCACGGTGCGGGCGACGGCGCGCACGATCTCTTTGTGGCTGGGAATCATGCGCAGCTCCAGATCGTCCGAGGTGGAACCGCGGACGGTGGAGGCAAAAAGCTGGGGCGCACGGGAATCGCCGGTAAAGGCCCCGCCGGCAATGACCACGGTTTTTGGTGCGTATTCGTGGACCATGTCCGCCGTAATCTGGCCCAGCTGGCGGGCGCGCTCATCCAAAATGGCGCGCACGGCTGAATTGGACTCGGCGATGGTCGCGACCTCGTGCAGGGTATTGGCCTCGATGCCGTGGCGGCGCACGGCCTCCAGGATGGACTGGGTGGCCAAGAGGTGTTCGGAAGCGCCGTGGCCCAGCACGTCAGAGTGGGTCTGCGGGAGCGGGATGATGGAATTGACCTCGTCATCGACGGAGAGCGCAGATCCTAAGGAATCATCCGCGAAGAGCAGGAGAACGCGCTCGTTCGTGCCAATCTCGGCAGCCTGGGTCTCCGAGCCCAAAATGGCGGAAATGGCGGAGGTGACAACCACGGGAACGCTAAATTGGAAGCGTAGGCGCGCCGCGATATCCACGCCGTGCCAACCCAGGTTATCCGCGGTGACTAGGCCCTCTTCATCCACGGTGCCCGAGGTGGTAATCCCCAATGCCACGAGCCGGCGATCTAGGCCCGTCATCATGCGGTTGATGCCGGCCATGATGTGTTCAAGAAAGTCTTCCTCCGTCAGGCGGGCGACAGGAGTGGCGATCTCTTCTTCTGAAACGGTGCGGCCCTTGATGTCATAGAGGCCGATATAGGTCTCAGAGGTGCCGACGGCGATGCCGCCGAGTACCCAGTTATTATCCGCGGCCTCGAGGGGAACGGTAGGGCGGCCCCGGCCCTGGGATTGGGTGAGGTCGGTGCGCTCTTGGATGAGTCCTGCGTTGAGGAGCGCGGTGGTAGCGCGGGTAATGGTGGGCTGGGAGAGTCCGGTGGCTTCTACCAGCTCACTACGGGTAATGATCGGATTCAGGCGCACCAGGTGAAGGCACTTAGCAGCCGGTGTACGGGGGCGCGTGAACACGGGGCCAGGTTTGATCATGAAAGAAAGTATATGTGTCACAGACTGCTTTGTCTAATCTATTCATAGGTGTATGTACCGAATGGTCTAAAGGTGGAGGTAGGCCGAAAATTCCCTATGCTGGGGCGCATGAAATCAGTAGCGGTTTATTGTGGTTCCGCCGTGGGCAATTCGCCCGCCTATAGCGCAGCGGCACAACACTTGGGCGGCGAGCTTGCCCGTCGCGGGCTGAACTTGGTCTATGGCGGCGGAAATATCGGCCTCATGCGTGAGGTTGCCAACTCCTGCTTGAAGGCCGGCGGCACCGTCACTGGCGTCATGCCGCAATCCCTGGTGGATTTAGAGATCTCCCACCCAGGCTTGACCCGCCTCGAGGTCGTGGATTCTATGGCCGAGCGGAAAACCCGGATGGAGCAGCTGGCGGATGCCTTTATCTGTTTGCCCGGCGGCGTGGGCACGTTGGAGGAAGTGACAGAGGTACTGACCCAACAACAGCTGGGCAGCATTCGTGGGCCCGTTGGCTTGGTTGACGTGGAAGGTTTTTGGCAGCCCTTTTATGACATGTATGCCGCCATGGCTGAGGCGGGCTTCATCCTGCCTCGCTTTGTAAAAGCACTGGTCATAGAGGAAAATCCCGCGGCCGTGCTGGATGGTTTTGTCCAGTGGCACTACCCGGGCACGAAGTGGAACAACGATTAGCTAACAAGTTTGCAACATTTGGGTGGGGCTGGGTGGCTTATCAACAAGATAAAGGGTTAGACTTCCCTCTTATGAGTTCTGAGCAGACCGCTAAGCGCCAGCCCTCTCTACTGGACGCTTCGTGCGATAACTTCGTTCACGACCTAGCCGAGCTATCCCCAACTGATGCAACCGCGTGGGGAATTGACGGTTTTGAAGGCGAATTGCAGGATTTTTCCCCTGACTATTTTGAGGCGGTCGCTGATCGCACCCGCGATATGGTTGCGGATCTAGATGCCTTGGATGACACCACCGATGAATCCGATGATGAGGATGACTTCGATGATGTGGATTATGTCACCGCCGCCGTCTTGCGGGATCGTCTCTGCTTAGATCTGGATTTGCACCACCACGGCGAGGATATTCGCAGCCTTAATAATATTGCCTCGCCCGTGCAGACCATCCGGGATTCCCTGCTGCTTATGCCGCAGGAGACCCAGGAGGACCGCGAGGCCATTCGCTCCCGCCTGTCCAAGGTCAAGGGTTCCCTCGATGGCTACCGCGAGTCCCTGAAGGAAGCGGCCTCCCACGGCATGGTGGCACCGCACCGCCAGATCTCTGAGGTCATTGTGCAGTGCGAGCGGCTTGCCGATGCCGATTCCATGCTCGAGGGCCTCGGCCTCGACCCCGACTCCGCCGAGGTAGAGAAGGCCAAGGAGGCCTTTGGCGAGTTCTCGGATTGGCTGTCTAATGATCTGCAGCCGCAGTCCTCTAATAAGGACGCGGTGGGCCGCGAGCGCTACGAGCGCTTTTCCAAGCTTTTCGTCGGCGATTCCGTGGACTTGGACGAGGCCTATGAATGGGGCCTTGACCAGGTGCGTTACCTGCGCGGGGAGCAGGAGAAGATCGCGCACGAGCTTTATGGCTCGGAGTGCTCGGTGCGCTCTGCCATGCGCAAGCTGAACCACGAGGAACGCTATACCCTGCGCGGTACCGATGCCTTGGTGGAGTGGATGCAGAGCAAGGCCGATGCGGTCATCGCCGAGCTCAACGGCAAGGAATTCGACATTCCGGAAGAAGTCGAAGAGATCGAGTGCTGCATCGACCCAGCCGGCACCGGCGGCATCTTCTACACCCCGCCCAGCGATGATTTTTCGCGCCCGGGCCGCATGTGGTGGTCCGTGCCGGAGGGCCAAGATACCTTCCACACCTGGCAGGAGCTGACTACCGTGCACCATGAGGGCGTACCGGGTCACCACCTGCAGCTGGGTTCTGCCCTGGTACAAGAGGATCTCAACCTGTGGCGCCGCGCGGTGACGTGGAATTCCGGCCACGGCGAGGGTTGGGCCCTATACGCTGAGCAGCTCATGGCCGAGCTGGGCTACATGGACGATCCTGGTGTGCGGATGGGGCTGCTCGATGCCCAGCGCCTGCGCGCGGCCCGCGTCGTGGTGGATATCGGATTGCACCTGGGCAAGAAGCTGCCGGACTGCACCGTATCCGGCGTATGGGATAAGGCCCACGTGAAGACCTACATGCGCGAAAACACCGCCATGGATGATGCGAACCTCAACTTTGAGGTCAACCGCTACCTGGGTTGGCCGGGCCAGGCCCCGTCCTATGCCTTGGGCCAGCGCCTGTGGCAAGAAACCCGCGCCGCCGCCGAAGAGCAGGGCATGAGCGCCCGCGAATTCCACTCCGAGGCGTTGGCTCTTGGCTCGGTGCCCATGTCGGTGCTGCGCGAGGCCGTGCTCAATAACTAAACGCGCAGGCTAGCCGCGCACGCTAGCGCCTTTTAGCAAACTTGCTGACAGCCCTGATGAGCTGCGGCAGGTACCCCGCAATGACCAGCACGGCGATGAGGCGGGTGAGCTGCACCGCGATAACCACGGGGCCAGCCCCGCCTTCCGCGGAGAGCGCGAGCACGGTCTCTAGCGCGCCGGGGCTGGTGGCTAGGTAGGCCTCGAAGTAACTGATATTCAGCCAGTGCATCAGCGGCCACGCCGTGGCCGCACACAGGCCGAGGACGGCGGCGATGGAAAGAATCGTCGCGGGAAGTTGTTTGGCAAAGGCCTTGAGCGATGGGAGGGAAAGCCCGCCGCCGCAGACCCACCCGATGGATAAAAAGGCGATGACCTTAAAGGCATAGATCGGCTCCAGCGTATGCCCCTCCGGCAGGAAGAAGGAGGCCAGCACCGTCAAGATCAACGGGCCGAGCACGGCCGCTGCGGGCAGGTGCAGGAATTTTCCAAGGCTTTCACCGACCAGCGCGATAACGAGCACCAACGCGATGATCCACCAGGTGGTTTCCGCCTCCAGCCTTAAGTCACCGCCCCTTCCGGCCGGCGTATCGAGGAAGGTCACGACGGCGGGAAGGGATATGGAGACGATCAATAACCGCAGGTATTGGGTGAGCGCGACGTAGCGGTAGTCGGCACCGAGTTCATCGGCAAGCGCGGGCATGAGCGAGGCACCGCCGGGGAGCATGGACAGGATGCCGGTTTCGGAGGAGACGTCCCGTGGCCGCTGGCGGTGCAGCATGACGCCGCAAAAAATTCCCAACGCGATGGTGACAAAGGACATGGTTATGGCAGCCGGCAGGTATCCCACCAATTGGCCGAAGGAAACTACCGTCAGCGGCAGCGCGGCCATGATGCCGATGAATCCGCGCGATAGCCCATAAAATTTGCGGTTGACCTTGAGGTCTTCACCGGTGATAAGGGCCATGGCGCCGGAGGCGATGATCGCGGCCAAAATCCACGCGGCCGGCACGTGCCACATACTAAAAAGCCAGCCCAAGAGGATGGAGACGGGGACCACGATGCCCCACCGCAGGATGGTGTGGGTGTCTACGCTTATTCCCCAGTGCCGCTGTGCCACGTATTCTCCCATCTTCTGCTCGTCTCCGATCGAGTCTAGACCTCCCCGCCGCGGGGCTTATGATCTCCTCATGGATATCGACGTGGCGCAGTGGGCGGTGCTCCTTGTGGGCGCGGCGGGTGCAGGCTGGATCGATGCGGTCATTGGCGGGGGAGGCCTCGTGCTTATTCCGCTATTGCTTGCCGTCGTGCCGGGGCTGGCACCGGCAA
The window above is part of the Corynebacterium accolens genome. Proteins encoded here:
- a CDS encoding ROK family transcriptional regulator, which translates into the protein MIKPGPVFTRPRTPAAKCLHLVRLNPIITRSELVEATGLSQPTITRATTALLNAGLIQERTDLTQSQGRGRPTVPLEAADNNWVLGGIAVGTSETYIGLYDIKGRTVSEEEIATPVARLTEEDFLEHIMAGINRMMTGLDRRLVALGITTSGTVDEEGLVTADNLGWHGVDIAARLRFQFSVPVVVTSAISAILGSETQAAEIGTNERVLLLFADDSLGSALSVDDEVNSIIPLPQTHSDVLGHGASEHLLATQSILEAVRRHGIEANTLHEVATIAESNSAVRAILDERARQLGQITADMVHEYAPKTVVIAGGAFTGDSRAPQLFASTVRGSTSDDLELRMIPSHKEIVRAVARTVATDQLLREPLELGRSLQTA
- a CDS encoding TIGR00730 family Rossman fold protein yields the protein MKSVAVYCGSAVGNSPAYSAAAQHLGGELARRGLNLVYGGGNIGLMREVANSCLKAGGTVTGVMPQSLVDLEISHPGLTRLEVVDSMAERKTRMEQLADAFICLPGGVGTLEEVTEVLTQQQLGSIRGPVGLVDVEGFWQPFYDMYAAMAEAGFILPRFVKALVIEENPAAVLDGFVQWHYPGTKWNND
- a CDS encoding DUF885 domain-containing protein; the protein is MSSEQTAKRQPSLLDASCDNFVHDLAELSPTDATAWGIDGFEGELQDFSPDYFEAVADRTRDMVADLDALDDTTDESDDEDDFDDVDYVTAAVLRDRLCLDLDLHHHGEDIRSLNNIASPVQTIRDSLLLMPQETQEDREAIRSRLSKVKGSLDGYRESLKEAASHGMVAPHRQISEVIVQCERLADADSMLEGLGLDPDSAEVEKAKEAFGEFSDWLSNDLQPQSSNKDAVGRERYERFSKLFVGDSVDLDEAYEWGLDQVRYLRGEQEKIAHELYGSECSVRSAMRKLNHEERYTLRGTDALVEWMQSKADAVIAELNGKEFDIPEEVEEIECCIDPAGTGGIFYTPPSDDFSRPGRMWWSVPEGQDTFHTWQELTTVHHEGVPGHHLQLGSALVQEDLNLWRRAVTWNSGHGEGWALYAEQLMAELGYMDDPGVRMGLLDAQRLRAARVVVDIGLHLGKKLPDCTVSGVWDKAHVKTYMRENTAMDDANLNFEVNRYLGWPGQAPSYALGQRLWQETRAAAEEQGMSAREFHSEALALGSVPMSVLREAVLNN
- a CDS encoding HAD-IA family hydrolase; this encodes MPKLLFDLYGVLLRPTTPEAHAELERFLAPANPEAFWEAYNYFRPDYDAGIFSDSHYWNEIAARAGMEPIDCAGAVACENQYLLEADSEMVALVKGLIGEGFSVGILSNIPTTLAEQVRAQHPWLAECAAVTLSCDIGVAKPHPEAYRVAVDALAAQPKDTHFFDDRIDYIEGATYCGLQAHLFTGIDSAREVLRGLE
- a CDS encoding AbrB family transcriptional regulator → MGEYVAQRHWGISVDTHTILRWGIVVPVSILLGWLFSMWHVPAAWILAAIIASGAMALITGEDLKVNRKFYGLSRGFIGIMAALPLTVVSFGQLVGYLPAAITMSFVTIALGIFCGVMLHRQRPRDVSSETGILSMLPGGASLMPALADELGADYRYVALTQYLRLLIVSISLPAVVTFLDTPAGRGGDLRLEAETTWWIIALVLVIALVGESLGKFLHLPAAAVLGPLILTVLASFFLPEGHTLEPIYAFKVIAFLSIGWVCGGGLSLPSLKAFAKQLPATILSIAAVLGLCAATAWPLMHWLNISYFEAYLATSPGALETVLALSAEGGAGPVVIAVQLTRLIAVLVIAGYLPQLIRAVSKFAKRR